TCCTCTGAATTGTTCTCATCAGCTATAAGACCATTTACCTCCTCGCAATGTTCGCTTACAGAATCCCTTTCGGAGGGTTTTGGCATGCTTCTCACATTTTCATTGACTTGAGCTATTTTTTCTGCTGCCAAATCGAGCTGCGGAGGTGGAACGATAAGGAACAATTTGGGCTTCTTTGAAACAGGAGGAGGCTTCTTGTTGGGAGATGCATTTGGTGTATTTTGGGACGTACTTGGTTTCTCTTCTGGAGATGACATTTCGGACAAAATAGTTCTGCTTCCATTGTATGTTGAATTCTGATATTCTTCTTCTCTGCATTCTAGGTTTGTTGCTTCACCACCTGTAAATGTATCCGAACAGCTCTGAGAATCAGAGTATTGTAGCTGGTTGCTTGGCAAGttggaatttttattttctttgacgCTTACGCTTAATCTGGAATCTAGAGAAGCAGATGGCTTCAATGATGGCCGTGAAAATAAGGGTGACGTTTCATCGTGACGTTTGGGATGTAGCACCTGTTCAGTTATTTTTTCATTCTCCAGTTGTGATGATTTTTTAACAGACCTTAACTGTATCATTTGCAGTGCCTGAGCAGTAACTAGAGGAGTGTTTGACTTTATCAGGTCTTGTTTGTTGTAGAGGTTATTAAAATTCCCACCGTCCTCTTTTCCTTGTGTTAAGGGTTTAATTGCATTTTTCAGTGCTTTAGTGCTCAGAGGTGGGGGAATTGGAGGGGCTTTGGAGTGAAAAAAGgctaggggaggagggggtggagGATAGGTCACAGTTGCACAATTATCAGTTTTAGAACGTGAAACCCACAGAACGTCCTCAGTCGACTGAAACACTGAAGcctctggtggtggtggtggtggtggaaaaTGTGGGGATGGTGGCAAAGAACCATTATCATCCATATCCAATACAGGTGGAGGGGGTGGGTCTGGTGTAAGGGAAGAAGTTGGAGAAGACGGCAGGACtagatttgtttttttaatagtcTGCTGCTGTACAGAGTCTGATGTGTTTGAAGAAAGAGATGTTGACGATGAAGACATGGAAACAGAGGAGATCAGAGATGACCTTCTTTCAGGCACTTTGGGTTTCGATTTGCTTTTCCCACTTCCTGGTGACATGTGTCTTAGTAAAAGTGGTACAGGTGTCAGATTGGTTGGTGTGTTTGATTGGCTTGAATATCCACTAGATGGTGATGTCACTCTGCAAGCCTTTTCTGGAGATTTATTGCTTTGCTTGGCAAGGTCGGTAGGTAACTGTTGACTGACAGCTCCTGTACTGTAATCATTAGCTGATTTGTTAGGCGAGTGAGATACAGATTTTGGTTGTTCATCCATGTAGTAGCTCCAGTGATCGACATACTCAGACTTTATACTACTTGTATCACTCTGAGATGGGGTAACTGGGCAAATAGAGTACATATTGGAGGCAGAAGCAGACATATTACTACTGCTTGCACTTGCTGTACTTTGACTGCGACAACGCAAAACCCAGGGATCCTCATAGTCACTGCAAGGACTCTGAGATGGTGAGCCACTACTTTTACTCTTCAAGTTTAGCTGTAGTGACTGCTGGAGAGTAGCAATAAGTTTTTCATTGAGTACCTGTCCATTTGATTGGAGACTTTTCTTACTTGGACGTCTAAGAGAATCAGTTCTAGAAGGAGGGGGTGGAGGCTTTTTAGACTTTTTCAATGATATGCTGCGGGTTAGAGATTTATCACTATAGCTTGACCTTTCATCCATGTTTAGACCTTCTTTCTTATCCAAGATATTAATGACAGTGTTGCGGTGATTCTGGATGCCATTATGATAGTTCTGATTACTTGTACCCATCCCAGAATCCATGTGCATTGAAGTGTAAAATCCATCATGGTCTACAGAGTAAAGCGAGCTGGAATCTGCTTTTCTATCTGAACTACAGGTGCTCATATTGCTCACAGGAGAGCCAGACAGAACAGATGATGATTTTCTTAAAGGAGCACAACAGTCATTTTCCCTCATTTCAGATGACCACTGGTCTGCACTATTAATGCTGCTGGTTATGCTACCATTTCTTTGACGGCCATCAGAGTAGCTGGAATCACTGCGGGTATCACTATCCTGTGAGAGATTATTAAAGGCATCATTGACTTTATAAGACATGGTTTGGGAACCATTTTTCATGCTGTTAGTATTGTTTAGGGATGCTGCTGGATCACTCAGGGAAATGATTGTAATGGTGCTAGGAGAGGGTGTATCAGAGGTTTGAGAGTGGCGGGCTGAACTGCTTTCACTCCAGTTACCACTAGAAGAGTGATGATCATCTTTAAGGTTGACATGATCCCTGCGTAGGCTTTTCTTATGGGAAGATGAGGAGTGAGATATTCCTTTGCTTTCCAGATGTCCAGTGCTCTGTGAGGTATGAATGGCAATAACCTCTGAAGAAGATGACAACATAGCATTAGGAATGATACTAGTTGAATATGCAGCATGAGGGGACACCACACACGCTGGATTGGAAAACGCTTCTCTTTCCGAGCCCCGGACTTCTTGGGACTTTGGCCTCTGTAGTGTGCCTGTTCTGGGGTTGTTCCTCAGGTGAACTACACTGTCATCAACTTGTAATTTGCTTAACTGACGTGGCAATGTACTGTAGGAGTCTTCCATATGGCTGGAACCCAGTGACTGTTGCTCAATGGACTGCATAGACACCCTTGCCCCTGTTCTTGGCAAACTTCGGAAATACAAATCACCAGTGGAACGCGGCGTATATCCAGCAGGGTCACTAAGCGAAGACATGTTCCCTGATGAATTAGACATCAGAGCTGCTATGCCTTGTCCTTTCTGGGCTCGGATTCTTCGGACAGAGGGGGGCACTACCTTTatctcatcagtctggcagctgaAGTCCCTGGTTTCTGACCTTTGTGTGGGAGAGCGGCATGGCTCTAAACCATCCAGGGCATTGTAATTCTCCGGTATGTGCATTGAATGTCCTCTGAAACCTATCTGGCCGACACTTGCTGCAGAgtcaaaatataaataattagaccatttataaaaaaaaaaaaagcttaaaacaTTAACTTTACACATTCAAAGCGAAGGATCATCAGTGAATACATTTAACATTGTAGATGAGAATATCATTAACTTAGAATATTGAAGAATTATGCcaatatattgttatattgcaCAGAACCTTTACTGACATGTTTGTTTTGCATTCCCCATAAAATAATTCTGGAGTATGTTTTCGGTATGTTCTGCCGTTCCTCTAAATCagcgatcagcaaccttcagccctccagctgctgtgaaactatcactcccagcatgcaaacttaccCGGCTGTTTTTGTAACTCCTTCAGAAGTgataggaggattctgggagttgtagtttcaaaacagctaCAGTGCCATTGTTGCTGACCACTGCTCTAAATGATAAATTGCCAACTGGGCATTGCCATTGCCCCTGTCAAAGAGGTGTTTCCCTGAACGGGCTGCCAGTGCCATcagtgattggacagtgtcagtctgtgcagggacacacctccaagTGGTCAATTTATCCATAAACTTCTAATAGGAATAATAGAGTATCAgcgcaacatagagtcataaggatgcatgctccagaattgtaattacatggggaatacaactATTTTACAAAAACAAACATGTCAGAAGTGGTGCCAgtgttctttaaagaggacctgtaactactcttgacttgtctgttttagcaactacttgtgtCCCCATGTGATAAAAATTCtgaaacatctattcttatgactatgttgtgtcattcttttattattcctgctagaagtaatAGATTAATTTAAACAGTTTGCaaggaaggtccagatgggtgttaccagttggaggtgtgtctcTGCACAACTTGAtagtatccaatcagtgctgccagtgtcagactgtacagggacacactcctaactggtaacacccatttggACCTTTCTTGCAGACTGTTAGTAATTCATTTATAATTTCTAGCAGGATTaatgaaggaatggcacaacatacagtccAGAATTATTacctggggaatgcaagtagttactaaaacagacatgtctagAGAGGTTACAGATCCACTTTAAATCATGATAAACTCTATTCACATACAGAGCATTAATTAGCCTACTGCTGATTCAGTTTCTGCACAGCACATATTCTGCTGGTTTGCTTTCTGgtaaggctacttgcacactagcgttcgggtgtccgcttgtgagctccgtttaaaggggctcacaagcggtcccgaacgcttccgtccagcactaatgaattccgctcagaatgcatcagtctggcagcgttcagcctccgctcagcaggcggacacctgaatgctgtaagtcaatggggacggatccgtttgaatatgacacaatcttaaaaaaacggatccgtcccccattgactttcaatgtaaaagtctggacggatccgttcaggctactttgacacttagacattttttaacaatataatgcaaatggatccgttctgaacggatccaccgcctgcattatatgagcggatccgtctgagacggatccgctctgaacgctagtgtgaaagtagccttagtatacTGTAAAGTAGTCTGAGCTAAACTATTAGCGGTGTTCCTGTCAAAGGGTCAGCTACATCCAAGTAACAACCAAGAGACTGGTAAATGCAGCAATCGCTGGAAATTGTGATTTATATTCCTAAAATAAtgctaaatatttgcaaaattaCTCAACAATGCACTTAGATTCTAAAACAATTTAAATGGAGTTCAATGGAGAACCAATGGTTTTTGGGACTTCTGATTAAACCAAATCCCGAACATGGGTATACTACACAAAGCCTACCCATAACATTTGGCATAAAAAACACAAATGGCAGCACCACTTCATGCAAGGAAATGAGTTCAATACTGAGGATCTCCTCTACATGAAGAAGCTTGATCTCCACTTTCGATGGAGCTGTTTGAATGAAGTCTTCCTTGCTTTAGCGTTTTCCCTACAACACCAATAGTGACTGAATAACGAGAGGATATGTAATGAGATTTCTATGGGGTTGCTGCTACAAGCTACATCTGTACACACGTAACAGCAGCAACCACCTCATGCTCAGCACATACAGATAATTACGGAGCCACCCCACTTTATGAATACGTTGATAGCGCTCACACAGACATCAGTGTTTGCCATGCCATTGTATGTGCTACATTCAGCGGTGTTAATGTAGCTGTGGCGGTTTTCGGTACGCTATTAGTGGAGCAGAGTACAGATGTTATTACTGCAGTGATTTAGAGTCTGTACAATGGACAAGAACAGTTGTAAGTATCACACTTCAGCAGTTGTAGTATTTTAGTGGAAGTGGTTAGTAGACTTTCCCTTGACCATAACTGTCATCTCCTGTAAGGCTATCAGACTGTATTGTTTGATGGGTGGCATAAGATGTAATTAAGCTGGTAGTGGTGAGCAACGAGAGTGATGGCTGCTGCTGGTGGAATACAGTTCTGATGAGCCATACCTAGCTCCTTCTGTATGTTGTCTGGGACGCCTGTTATAGTCTTTCTCCTTTTGACATTCTTCGGACGTCTTACCACAGTGTCAGTATGAATAAGAGACCGCCGGAAGATGGCTTGGCGGTCGAAATTCTCCCCTGATACAGAGTAGTGGAACAAGCAAGGCAACATTAATTCCAAGCGCTCTAACATCATGCATCTGTTACCCCTAAATTATTGGGCCAATAACGCAGAAGGTATTAATGGATGATGTTAGTAGAAGTATTACAGCAGAGAAGTACACAAATGGTACCTAATGCCACAATAACGTTCCCAAACTACGGCATAACCTATGGTGATTGGTGAAAATAAAATACTGATATATCATGGAAATGATATATTGAGAAATATCAAAATATATGTGATATAGAAGACACATGAAACACTTCAGCAGCTAACTTTTCAGTATTTGGTGCAATTCAAAGACACTAAAAAACTACATAAAAATAGAAATTCAAAGAATAATGTCCAAATGATAAAtggtaaaaaagcaaaaaaaaaaatataattttccaaTCAGGTTGAGGCTACATGGCGATCTTGGCGGAGCCACCCGTCACTCCACCAACGATCACTGTTGGTTGGTTTCTccgagtaaatttttttttaaaacaggttTTAACGTTATTTTCTGGCGTTTTGACATATTCTCTatagggaaaaaaactgaaaaaaatacatgGTTCTCACAAAAAAGCAGCTGAAAAAATGCCATAAAACCTTCATGCATTATGGTCATAAAGGACAAAAACAActccttttttgaattcactactgtttttggcttccaaaactgcaccagGAACCAGGAACCCTGCTGCTGTGGTAGAACCCTTAGccacctttcacacgggcgagttttctgcgtgggtgcaatgcgtgacgtgaacgcattgcacccacactaaatccggacccattcatttcaatggggctgtgtacataagcaatgtttttcatgcatcacttgtgcgttgcgtgaaaatcgcagcatgttctatagtctgcgtttttcacgcaaagcaggccccatagaagtgaatggggctgcgtgaaaatcgcattgcatccgcaagcaagtgtggatgcaatgcgattttcacggatggttgctaaggagatgatgttaataaatagggatgagccccgggaccccattaaagtccatttactttattattttccattataacattaatatataacatggaaaataatagcattctttaatacagaatgcaaagtgaaatgtccattgagggttaaaaaaataataataattactcacctcatccacttgatcgcgcagccgttatcgtcttctttcttctcacaggacctgcaaaaggacttgCGCTGACGTCATCGCACTCACCACATCAACGCAAGTCCTGGGTGAAATGACgccagcgcaggtccttttgcaggtcctgagagAAGAAAGATGATAACGACTGTGCGatgaagtggatgaggtgagtaatgtttttattattttttaaccctcaatgcacatttcactttgcattctgtattaaagaatgctattattttccattagaaccatgttataatggaaaataataaaatctacagaacaccgaacccgaacttcagtgaagttcgggttggggtctgggtaccaacattcagttttttatcacgcacgtgcaaaacgcattaaaacgcaatGAACTCGcgaagaaaaaactgaacaacgcaattgcagacaaaactgactgaaattgtgtttCCCGcgacacccatgtgaaaggggccttaggaggtTATCAAAAgaccacaggataggtgataaggtATGATTGCTGGGAAAACTTCCACCAGTTACTAGAATGGGAGTCCCAACCCCTAgttccttctcacagcttttgattctgaatggagtggtggactgGTCATGCATGCACCATACTGCTCCATTAAATGTGAATGGGGCTGACAGAGGCAGTTCCATAGACATTTTCACTTTAGACCATGCCGCTTTGTCCCCTGTCAGCTGTGCTTTTAATCATTTTCCTCTTTTTGGCTGAAAAGAATACATCACAAATTGCACCAAACTGAATTAAAGCTTAAGGGGGACAGTTATCAAAAATGGTGTacagtagaattggcttagttgcctatagcaaccaatcagattccaccttacatttcCCAAAGGAGATGTGAAAAAtgacaggtggaatctgattggttgctatggacaactaagccagctttcctttgcaccagttgtgATAAAGCTCCTCCTAAGTGTCTAATGTGTTTAATTGTTATATGAAAATACTGGTTTTCACTCCCCAATCTACGTGCTTAATACCAGAACCTTATTGTGACATGAAATGAATCCTAAACAGTGAACTGTCAGGCTGTGTCCACTTCAGGCACATACTTCCCACTGTGACAATGCATACAAAGTCTTACGGCATGTTCACACTCTGCAGATTTGTTACAGACATTTCTTGGACTGAAGAATCCCTTCCTGCATCTGAATGGAGTCTTTTTTCTGCACCATTCATTTGGAGTTCTGTAAATCCTATTCAGATGTATGGAGAAGTCATGGAAATGACTGCaaaaaatctgctgtgtgtgaatatagccttaatCTTCATGCATTTTTTCAGCACCCTTCATTAAACACAGATTTTTCactatttttttaatgaagtacATACGAAACATGCAATGAGTTTACATCAAGCACCATCACAGCTGCATGGCATGCATACAACCTGAACACCAAAGGGTTAATTGTCCAATAATGAGATAGATCTGTACCAGACTAGCCTAGCCCAGGTCTCCCGGTAGAGCAGATCTCATAAGCCGAGAATTTTACCTGGTCCAGCTTGCTCTACATAAGGTGTCTTAATAAGTCTATGGTGCCACAGGCAGAACAGAGGGGGAGCGGGGGCAGATGGCACATTCTTCGCCACATTCAGGCTTTGCGGTAGCAGGCCTTAGGTCTTCCAGCATGAACATGCTCACAGCACCACAATTATCATGCAGCACAACTCCCACCCTCCCCCAATAATCCAACCACTCCCCATTGCTCAGGCCATTGTATTGTTTTGTGAGGGAAAGTGAATGACCCTGCATTCATAGTGCTGTAAGTGCAAACCCCATGGAAATGTGCCTGGCATGTTTAATGATTGGGTCTGCGTGGGCAGTAGGATAGACTGAAATGATTCCATAAAATAGGTCTTTATCGCTGATCGTTGTTATTACAGCCATTCTATTACATTTTATAAAAATGTGACACATTTGATATCCGTTTTTCCTAGTAGATACAATGTTAAATACGGACTCCAGGCACTTATATTTGGAACCGCAGGTTCTATATAGAAATATATCTTGTCCTTCAGTGTGCTCTATATGTTGCATTCAATGCAAAAGCTTTTGCAGaggaaaaattttaaaatgttgcTCATACCAGTGAAATTGCTGACAAATACTCCTTCTGCAGGATTGCACAGGATCCACCAGAGGGAGCAATTTTTATGTGAATACTCAGGCAGCTCAGAGGAATGCTATAtcttagacctcttgcacacgaacgtattttctttccgcgtccgttccgggatgttttgcggactgtatatggaaccattcatttcaatgggtctgcaaaacaaaacggaaggtactccgcgtgcattccatttccgcatttccgttccgcctaaaaaatagaacatgtcctattcttgtccgcattacggacaaggatagtactgttctatttggggccagctgttctattccaccaaaatacggaatgcacgcggatgtcatccatattttttgcggaccgcaaaatacatatgttcCTGTGCAAGAGGCAACCAAGGCAGATACTCCTTCAGTACTCAGTTCTATGTATGTTGAGAGAAGGGCCTAGATATTGTTCTTCCTTTACTGAACCATCCAAGTGTACTGATTtgggtggttaaagggaacctctcagcggcaaaaaccaccccaaaccgccagcagtaccttcaagtagccggcagtgtgtttctaatgatgattttcttcctgcagtcagatACAGTAAAAGTAGGAAAACCGTTTTTATCCTCTGAGTGCGCTATTTTCGAGTCACTCTTGAAGTCAagcgggcagcggcctccttgcttcaagtcacggtaagcacgcccacttccctgtccctgctctgtgactgacagccggctgttcggcaaagccagTCGGCTGTCATGCATaagtgctgtcagtcacagcgaaggggcagggaagggggcgtgctTACCgtaacttgaagcaaggaggccgctgcccgctTGACTTCAAGAGTGACTCTAAAATAGCGCGCTCAGGGGATAAAACGTTTTTCCTACTTTTACTGcatctgactgcaggaagaaaatcatcattagaaacacactgccggctacttgaaggtactgctggcggtttggggtggtttttgccgctgacaggttccctttaagtgcaaaaTGATTTGGTCTTCAcaatgtttgtatttttttttcgaaCTCCACCGTTATTAGATTGAATGCTGAAACATTTTTGCATTTGAGAAGTCACATTGTGAATGCAGAAAGCAAAGTGCCTTCGGTGATCAGTCATGAGTCATGTCACCTGAACACAGCTATCCCAGCCAGAGCAAAAAGTGAGCACGAGAATaggactattaggcctcatgcacacaactgtattttttctctgcaaaatgcggatgggatgcggaccccttcatttacatggggttgcaaaagatgcagacagcagactggggcacatttactattgGCAAAGTCTTCAATTTACACCTCATTTATTATCCCTTAT
The genomic region above belongs to Bufo gargarizans isolate SCDJY-AF-19 chromosome 4, ASM1485885v1, whole genome shotgun sequence and contains:
- the NHSL1 gene encoding NHS-like protein 1 isoform X2; this translates as MQKNMRKEAGSGSFKAKRNSQGSLSTAVNWLNFSSLSRRTKKLFRSDGELFSGRQKPEDEPESWDFRKRSRKAVSNLDEESKWTVHYTASWHQQENVFLPSSRPTCVEDLHKQAKVNLKTVLRECDKLRRDGYRSSQYYSQGPTFSSSPDMVCTSYQEDDDEHSRKFSFSSTEEERLLTEKRPKTPVSNEFSDTHTNWSKSLPLPTPEEKMRQEAQAVHTDVVPINITASVGQIGFRGHSMHIPENYNALDGLEPCRSPTQRSETRDFSCQTDEIKVVPPSVRRIRAQKGQGIAALMSNSSGNMSSLSDPAGYTPRSTGDLYFRSLPRTGARVSMQSIEQQSLGSSHMEDSYSTLPRQLSKLQVDDSVVHLRNNPRTGTLQRPKSQEVRGSEREAFSNPACVVSPHAAYSTSIIPNAMLSSSSEVIAIHTSQSTGHLESKGISHSSSSHKKSLRRDHVNLKDDHHSSSGNWSESSSARHSQTSDTPSPSTITIISLSDPAASLNNTNSMKNGSQTMSYKVNDAFNNLSQDSDTRSDSSYSDGRQRNGSITSSINSADQWSSEMRENDCCAPLRKSSSVLSGSPVSNMSTCSSDRKADSSSLYSVDHDGFYTSMHMDSGMGTSNQNYHNGIQNHRNTVINILDKKEGLNMDERSSYSDKSLTRSISLKKSKKPPPPPSRTDSLRRPSKKSLQSNGQVLNEKLIATLQQSLQLNLKSKSSGSPSQSPCSDYEDPWVLRCRSQSTASASSSNMSASASNMYSICPVTPSQSDTSSIKSEYVDHWSYYMDEQPKSVSHSPNKSANDYSTGAVSQQLPTDLAKQSNKSPEKACRVTSPSSGYSSQSNTPTNLTPVPLLLRHMSPGSGKSKSKPKVPERRSSLISSVSMSSSSTSLSSNTSDSVQQQTIKKTNLVLPSSPTSSLTPDPPPPPVLDMDDNGSLPPSPHFPPPPPPPEASVFQSTEDVLWVSRSKTDNCATVTYPPPPPPLAFFHSKAPPIPPPLSTKALKNAIKPLTQGKEDGGNFNNLYNKQDLIKSNTPLVTAQALQMIQLRSVKKSSQLENEKITEQVLHPKRHDETSPLFSRPSLKPSASLDSRLSVSVKENKNSNLPSNQLQYSDSQSCSDTFTGGEATNLECREEEYQNSTYNGSRTILSEMSSPEEKPSTSQNTPNASPNKKPPPVSKKPKLFLIVPPPQLDLAAEKIAQVNENVRSMPKPSERDSVSEHCEEVNGLIADENNSEETGLGCQARETSLSPHEVEEDKTFCRQSPVFETEDHQKDDLWATMSDEVHISDNKTESDSLDQQTAQEEENADVFETQAASSPLPHTNDYIDGFEDVLTPTRPRTTEDLFAVIHRSKRKVLGRKDSDDDRTRNHSPSPPVTPTGTFPNVSSFKQPGAIHRNIRKSSTSSDNFKALLLKKGSRSESGSRMSAAEMLKHTDPRFQRSRSDSSLELPDSPTLASPNKNRKAQEEWAKCEGLMPRSMSVTGTRYSRSRTPPSAASSKYNVRSRLQSSPMTVICEGEGETADTIENSFAKAPLRCTMSVDRFQRSASELNDSIGEDNFSTKVHIDLMSRFLDISTGTDHGSVEENS
- the NHSL1 gene encoding NHS-like protein 1 isoform X1, translated to MPFHQRIVQPTKLCRLGTSDGQLPRDGPTLAFTSLQEVSVHSMVRIIHQLSDLSRYAEDIFTNIQGQAIILGERSSHLHRRLASLHQTVSHLDHRKVPVPVSNLDEESKWTVHYTASWHQQENVFLPSSRPTCVEDLHKQAKVNLKTVLRECDKLRRDGYRSSQYYSQGPTFSSSPDMVCTSYQEDDDEHSRKFSFSSTEEERLLTEKRPKTPVSNEFSDTHTNWSKSLPLPTPEEKMRQEAQAVHTDVVPINITASVGQIGFRGHSMHIPENYNALDGLEPCRSPTQRSETRDFSCQTDEIKVVPPSVRRIRAQKGQGIAALMSNSSGNMSSLSDPAGYTPRSTGDLYFRSLPRTGARVSMQSIEQQSLGSSHMEDSYSTLPRQLSKLQVDDSVVHLRNNPRTGTLQRPKSQEVRGSEREAFSNPACVVSPHAAYSTSIIPNAMLSSSSEVIAIHTSQSTGHLESKGISHSSSSHKKSLRRDHVNLKDDHHSSSGNWSESSSARHSQTSDTPSPSTITIISLSDPAASLNNTNSMKNGSQTMSYKVNDAFNNLSQDSDTRSDSSYSDGRQRNGSITSSINSADQWSSEMRENDCCAPLRKSSSVLSGSPVSNMSTCSSDRKADSSSLYSVDHDGFYTSMHMDSGMGTSNQNYHNGIQNHRNTVINILDKKEGLNMDERSSYSDKSLTRSISLKKSKKPPPPPSRTDSLRRPSKKSLQSNGQVLNEKLIATLQQSLQLNLKSKSSGSPSQSPCSDYEDPWVLRCRSQSTASASSSNMSASASNMYSICPVTPSQSDTSSIKSEYVDHWSYYMDEQPKSVSHSPNKSANDYSTGAVSQQLPTDLAKQSNKSPEKACRVTSPSSGYSSQSNTPTNLTPVPLLLRHMSPGSGKSKSKPKVPERRSSLISSVSMSSSSTSLSSNTSDSVQQQTIKKTNLVLPSSPTSSLTPDPPPPPVLDMDDNGSLPPSPHFPPPPPPPEASVFQSTEDVLWVSRSKTDNCATVTYPPPPPPLAFFHSKAPPIPPPLSTKALKNAIKPLTQGKEDGGNFNNLYNKQDLIKSNTPLVTAQALQMIQLRSVKKSSQLENEKITEQVLHPKRHDETSPLFSRPSLKPSASLDSRLSVSVKENKNSNLPSNQLQYSDSQSCSDTFTGGEATNLECREEEYQNSTYNGSRTILSEMSSPEEKPSTSQNTPNASPNKKPPPVSKKPKLFLIVPPPQLDLAAEKIAQVNENVRSMPKPSERDSVSEHCEEVNGLIADENNSEETGLGCQARETSLSPHEVEEDKTFCRQSPVFETEDHQKDDLWATMSDEVHISDNKTESDSLDQQTAQEEENADVFETQAASSPLPHTNDYIDGFEDVLTPTRPRTTEDLFAVIHRSKRKVLGRKDSDDDRTRNHSPSPPVTPTGTFPNVSSFKQPGAIHRNIRKSSTSSDNFKALLLKKGSRSESGSRMSAAEMLKHTDPRFQRSRSDSSLELPDSPTLASPNKNRKAQEEWAKCEGLMPRSMSVTGTRYSRSRTPPSAASSKYNVRSRLQSSPMTVICEGEGETADTIENSFAKAPLRCTMSVDRFQRSASELNDSIGEDNFSTKVHIDLMSRFLDISTGTDHGSVEENS
- the NHSL1 gene encoding NHS-like protein 1 isoform X6 — translated: MMLERLELMLPCLFHYSVSGENFDRQAIFRRSLIHTDTVVRRPKNVKRRKTITGVPDNIQKELASVGQIGFRGHSMHIPENYNALDGLEPCRSPTQRSETRDFSCQTDEIKVVPPSVRRIRAQKGQGIAALMSNSSGNMSSLSDPAGYTPRSTGDLYFRSLPRTGARVSMQSIEQQSLGSSHMEDSYSTLPRQLSKLQVDDSVVHLRNNPRTGTLQRPKSQEVRGSEREAFSNPACVVSPHAAYSTSIIPNAMLSSSSEVIAIHTSQSTGHLESKGISHSSSSHKKSLRRDHVNLKDDHHSSSGNWSESSSARHSQTSDTPSPSTITIISLSDPAASLNNTNSMKNGSQTMSYKVNDAFNNLSQDSDTRSDSSYSDGRQRNGSITSSINSADQWSSEMRENDCCAPLRKSSSVLSGSPVSNMSTCSSDRKADSSSLYSVDHDGFYTSMHMDSGMGTSNQNYHNGIQNHRNTVINILDKKEGLNMDERSSYSDKSLTRSISLKKSKKPPPPPSRTDSLRRPSKKSLQSNGQVLNEKLIATLQQSLQLNLKSKSSGSPSQSPCSDYEDPWVLRCRSQSTASASSSNMSASASNMYSICPVTPSQSDTSSIKSEYVDHWSYYMDEQPKSVSHSPNKSANDYSTGAVSQQLPTDLAKQSNKSPEKACRVTSPSSGYSSQSNTPTNLTPVPLLLRHMSPGSGKSKSKPKVPERRSSLISSVSMSSSSTSLSSNTSDSVQQQTIKKTNLVLPSSPTSSLTPDPPPPPVLDMDDNGSLPPSPHFPPPPPPPEASVFQSTEDVLWVSRSKTDNCATVTYPPPPPPLAFFHSKAPPIPPPLSTKALKNAIKPLTQGKEDGGNFNNLYNKQDLIKSNTPLVTAQALQMIQLRSVKKSSQLENEKITEQVLHPKRHDETSPLFSRPSLKPSASLDSRLSVSVKENKNSNLPSNQLQYSDSQSCSDTFTGGEATNLECREEEYQNSTYNGSRTILSEMSSPEEKPSTSQNTPNASPNKKPPPVSKKPKLFLIVPPPQLDLAAEKIAQVNENVRSMPKPSERDSVSEHCEEVNGLIADENNSEETGLGCQARETSLSPHEVEEDKTFCRQSPVFETEDHQKDDLWATMSDEVHISDNKTESDSLDQQTAQEEENADVFETQAASSPLPHTNDYIDGFEDVLTPTRPRTTEDLFAVIHRSKRKVLGRKDSDDDRTRNHSPSPPVTPTGTFPNVSSFKQPGAIHRNIRKSSTSSDNFKALLLKKGSRSESGSRMSAAEMLKHTDPRFQRSRSDSSLELPDSPTLASPNKNRKAQEEWAKCEGLMPRSMSVTGTRYSRSRTPPSAASSKYNVRSRLQSSPMTVICEGEGETADTIENSFAKAPLRCTMSVDRFQRSASELNDSIGEDNFSTKVHIDLMSRFLDISTGTDHGSVEENS